The following are from one region of the Phormidium sp. PBR-2020 genome:
- a CDS encoding BMC domain-containing protein, producing the protein MPVAVGMIQSLGFPSILAAADASVKAARVTLVYFDKAESGQFAIAFRGPVSEVKAAMEAGLTAVEKTFGGKIMSHYIVPNPPENVVSVLPIDYTETSEPFR; encoded by the coding sequence ATGCCCGTTGCCGTCGGTATGATTCAAAGCTTGGGGTTTCCCTCCATTTTAGCGGCAGCTGATGCTTCTGTGAAAGCTGCCCGCGTGACGCTGGTTTATTTTGACAAGGCTGAAAGTGGTCAATTTGCGATCGCCTTTCGCGGTCCAGTTTCAGAAGTCAAGGCAGCAATGGAGGCAGGTTTAACTGCCGTTGAAAAAACATTTGGGGGCAAGATAATGTCTCACTATATTGTCCCCAACCCACCTGAGAATGTCGTGTCTGTTTTGCCAATTGACTATACAGAAACGAGTGAACCCTTCCGATGA
- a CDS encoding ABC transporter substrate-binding protein, with protein sequence MFVLTPFSPRLHPLRRLLSLGMLALVLLFGLSSCQIERFRVRAADGSQIILGQLSDPKTFNAALSQESPNVFSYIYDGLVTSDGVTAEVIPELAESWETSEDNLRLVFTLREGLRWSDGEPLTADDVVFTFNDIYFNRRIPSSTRDVLRVGESGEFPTIQKLDDRRIEVLLPEPFAPILRTLGSPILPEHILRPAVEDVNEEGEPRFNTMWGTNTPPEEIISNGPYRLSQYMPGQRVRFERNPYYWDEDEDGTPRPHIRSVVWQVVENQDTQLLQFRSGGLSSITVNPPYFSLLKQEEERGNFTIYEDGPQMGTTFISFNLNRGQNPNGRPLVDPIKSKWFNTLAFRQAVAHAIDRETMINSIYRGLGEPQNSPISIQSPYYLSPDEGLPTYEYDLDKARELLLEAGFQYDARGRLLDEDGNRVQFELITNAGNQTREAIGAQIRQDLSQIGIQVNFTPIDFNNLVNRLNNTLDWECHLIGFTGGVEPHGNLTIFAVDGRLHSFNQNRDDPPLEGRVVEDWEREIESLYIQGAQVFGDEERKEIYGQAQILVQENLPFIYLVNPLSMAAVRNTIQGTQYSAIGGVFWNLPELTIED encoded by the coding sequence ATGTTTGTCTTAACTCCCTTTTCGCCGCGTCTGCACCCGCTTCGTCGCCTCCTCAGCCTGGGGATGCTGGCCCTGGTGCTGCTGTTCGGATTGAGTAGCTGTCAGATTGAACGGTTCCGGGTTCGCGCAGCCGATGGGAGTCAGATTATTCTGGGACAACTCAGTGATCCAAAAACCTTTAACGCGGCGTTGAGTCAGGAGTCTCCCAATGTCTTTTCCTATATTTATGACGGACTGGTGACCTCCGATGGGGTGACGGCGGAGGTGATTCCTGAATTGGCGGAGTCTTGGGAAACCTCGGAGGATAACCTGCGGCTGGTGTTTACTCTACGAGAAGGATTACGCTGGTCTGATGGAGAACCCCTAACCGCCGATGATGTAGTCTTTACCTTCAACGACATTTACTTTAACCGCCGCATTCCCAGTTCAACCCGTGATGTATTGCGAGTTGGCGAGAGTGGGGAGTTTCCTACCATTCAAAAACTGGACGATCGCCGTATTGAAGTCCTCCTTCCTGAACCCTTTGCCCCAATTCTGAGAACTCTGGGATCGCCGATTCTGCCGGAACATATTTTACGGCCGGCGGTTGAGGATGTAAATGAGGAGGGAGAACCCCGTTTTAATACCATGTGGGGAACCAATACCCCTCCAGAAGAGATTATTAGCAATGGCCCCTATCGCCTGAGTCAATATATGCCGGGCCAGCGGGTTCGCTTTGAACGCAATCCCTACTATTGGGATGAAGACGAGGACGGAACCCCCAGACCCCATATTCGCAGTGTTGTCTGGCAAGTGGTGGAAAATCAAGACACTCAATTGTTACAATTTCGGTCTGGGGGCTTGAGTTCGATTACCGTTAATCCTCCCTATTTTTCTCTCTTGAAACAAGAAGAAGAACGGGGCAACTTCACCATTTATGAAGACGGTCCACAGATGGGGACTACGTTTATTTCTTTTAACCTTAACCGAGGTCAAAATCCCAACGGCCGTCCTTTAGTTGACCCGATTAAATCCAAATGGTTTAATACCCTGGCCTTTCGTCAAGCGGTAGCCCATGCGATTGATCGCGAGACGATGATCAATAGTATTTATCGGGGCTTGGGAGAACCGCAAAATTCACCGATTTCGATTCAAAGTCCCTATTATCTCTCCCCGGATGAAGGACTACCCACCTACGAATATGATTTGGATAAAGCGCGGGAACTCTTGCTAGAAGCCGGTTTCCAATATGACGCTCGCGGCCGTTTATTGGATGAGGACGGGAACCGGGTGCAGTTTGAACTGATTACCAATGCCGGAAACCAGACTCGGGAAGCGATTGGGGCGCAAATTCGCCAAGATTTAAGCCAGATTGGCATTCAGGTTAATTTCACCCCCATTGACTTTAATAACTTGGTCAATCGACTCAATAATACTCTCGACTGGGAGTGCCATTTGATTGGCTTTACGGGAGGAGTTGAACCCCATGGAAATTTGACCATTTTTGCTGTGGATGGTCGTTTACATAGTTTTAATCAAAATCGCGATGATCCCCCCCTAGAAGGACGAGTGGTGGAAGATTGGGAGCGAGAAATCGAATCCCTCTATATCCAAGGGGCCCAGGTTTTTGGGGATGAGGAACGCAAAGAAATTTATGGACAAGCCCAGATTTTAGTCCAGGAAAATCTGCCGTTTATCTATTTAGTCAATCCTCTGTCGATGGCGGCGGTACGCAATACGATTCAAGGAACTCAGTATTCGGCAATTGGTGGGGTGTTCTGGAACCTACCTGAACTGACGATTGAGGACTAG
- a CDS encoding Rpn family recombination-promoting nuclease/putative transposase, protein MSYDNLCKYLAEQYPEAFASWVLGKTVTSPVEVLKTELSLEPIRADSVTFLRTATEILHLEFQVRVDSGRPISLRMLNYWLRLYWQYQIPIKQVLIWLKPTNHPTVFETQFESDTTQHRYNVIRLWEQPPGPLLTNPALLPLAVLCETQQPRDLLTQVAAELAKIEATQQRQEMTACTEIIAGLRFDRELLASIFREDVMRESVVYQDILQRGVEQGLAQGQKREARAMILRPLTRRFGPLSAELQAEIESLTVPQLEDLNEISYEFRELADLETWLASHRSNS, encoded by the coding sequence ATGTCCTATGACAACCTTTGTAAATACTTAGCTGAACAATACCCCGAGGCTTTCGCAAGCTGGGTGTTGGGGAAAACCGTCACCTCTCCCGTCGAAGTCTTAAAAACTGAGTTAAGCCTAGAACCCATTCGAGCGGATTCGGTAACATTTCTGCGGACGGCGACTGAGATTTTACACCTTGAATTTCAAGTTAGGGTAGACTCTGGGCGCCCCATCTCCCTGCGGATGTTAAATTATTGGCTACGGCTGTATTGGCAATATCAGATTCCCATCAAACAGGTTCTAATCTGGCTTAAACCCACTAACCACCCAACGGTGTTCGAAACTCAGTTTGAAAGTGATACAACCCAACATCGTTATAATGTGATTCGCCTTTGGGAACAACCGCCAGGCCCCCTGTTGACTAACCCAGCCTTACTTCCCCTAGCAGTGTTATGTGAAACTCAACAGCCGAGAGATTTGTTGACTCAGGTGGCGGCGGAACTAGCTAAAATAGAGGCCACCCAACAGCGACAGGAGATGACCGCTTGCACCGAGATCATTGCGGGTTTGCGGTTTGACAGAGAGTTACTGGCGAGTATTTTTCGGGAGGATGTCATGCGAGAATCAGTGGTTTATCAGGATATTCTGCAACGGGGGGTTGAACAGGGACTCGCACAGGGTCAAAAACGAGAGGCAAGGGCCATGATTTTGCGCCCCTTGACTCGCCGCTTTGGTCCCCTGTCCGCCGAACTGCAAGCCGAAATTGAGTCCTTAACAGTCCCGCAATTGGAAGACTTGAATGAGATTAGCTATGAGTTTAGGGAATTGGCGGACTTGGAGACTTGGTTAGCGTCCCATCGGTCTAATTCTTAA
- a CDS encoding transketolase translates to MTATQTKFPIDLGAYKPLKLDPKVKTLTDEQRATLKANIQLMRDAIIFFTATGAARGVGGHTGGPYDTAPEVAILDAFFRGSPEGFVPIFFDEAGHRVATQYLMAALYGDLPAEQLVRYREAHAKLPGHPELGLTPGVKFSSGRLGHMWSYVNGVAIANSPKVVCCLGSDGSQQEGNDAEAARFAVAQNLNVKLFVDDNDVTIAGHPSDYLPGFSVAQTLKGHGLTVLEGDGEDIDDLYGRMCDAITATGPVAVVNTRKMAVGIEGIEGSTHGHDVIPVDAALTYLKARGQDAAVSFLEGIEKPKNPNTYLGSGDKLGSNRNVFGQTVAKILSGMDADTRKKSVLCVDSDLEGSCGLAHIREAAPEIYVSGGIMERSNFSAAAGFGMETGKQGIFGTFSAFLEMCISEITMARLNYSNVLCHFSHSGIDDMADNTCHFGLNNMFADNGLDDGYETRLYFPADAAQMTAVVNKVFSDPGLRFVFSTRSKVPNILDSDGNDFFGENYEFTPGKDEVIREGTAGYVVSFGEGLYRALDAVERLKQEGIDVGLINKPTLNVVDEEMMTKLGNSPMVLVVEAFNRRTGLGSRFGSWLLERGFSPKFAFLGTHEEGCGGLWEQFPHQGIDSAGIVAKVKELAS, encoded by the coding sequence ATGACTGCTACACAAACCAAATTTCCCATTGACTTGGGAGCCTACAAACCCCTAAAACTAGACCCCAAGGTTAAAACCCTAACCGATGAGCAACGGGCAACCCTAAAAGCCAACATCCAATTGATGCGGGATGCCATCATCTTCTTCACCGCCACCGGTGCTGCTCGCGGTGTTGGTGGCCATACCGGCGGACCTTACGACACCGCCCCAGAAGTGGCCATCCTGGATGCCTTTTTCCGAGGTAGCCCCGAAGGATTTGTGCCCATCTTCTTCGACGAAGCCGGACACCGGGTGGCCACCCAATATCTCATGGCGGCCCTCTATGGTGACCTACCCGCCGAACAACTGGTGCGCTATCGCGAAGCCCACGCCAAACTCCCCGGCCACCCCGAACTCGGACTAACCCCCGGTGTTAAGTTCAGTTCCGGTCGTCTGGGCCATATGTGGTCTTACGTGAACGGGGTGGCGATCGCCAACTCCCCCAAAGTTGTCTGCTGTCTCGGGTCTGACGGCTCCCAACAAGAAGGCAACGATGCCGAAGCCGCCCGCTTTGCCGTCGCCCAAAACCTCAACGTTAAACTCTTCGTCGATGACAACGATGTCACCATCGCCGGTCATCCCTCCGACTATCTCCCCGGGTTCAGCGTCGCCCAAACCCTCAAAGGTCATGGCTTAACCGTCCTCGAAGGAGACGGCGAAGACATCGACGACCTCTATGGTCGGATGTGCGACGCCATCACCGCCACCGGTCCTGTGGCCGTGGTCAATACCCGCAAAATGGCCGTCGGCATCGAAGGCATCGAAGGCTCCACCCATGGCCACGACGTGATCCCCGTCGATGCCGCCCTCACCTACCTCAAAGCTCGCGGTCAAGATGCGGCCGTTAGCTTCCTCGAAGGGATTGAGAAACCCAAAAACCCCAACACCTATCTTGGTTCAGGGGACAAACTCGGCTCCAACCGTAACGTCTTCGGTCAAACCGTCGCCAAAATCCTTTCAGGAATGGATGCCGACACCCGTAAAAAGAGTGTTCTCTGCGTCGACAGCGACCTCGAAGGCTCCTGTGGCCTAGCCCACATCCGCGAAGCTGCCCCCGAAATCTACGTCAGTGGCGGGATTATGGAGCGCAGCAACTTCTCCGCCGCCGCCGGCTTCGGCATGGAAACCGGCAAACAGGGGATTTTCGGAACCTTCAGTGCATTTCTAGAGATGTGCATCTCGGAAATCACCATGGCCCGCCTCAACTACTCCAACGTTCTCTGCCATTTCTCCCACTCCGGGATTGACGACATGGCCGACAACACCTGCCACTTCGGCTTGAACAATATGTTCGCCGACAATGGTTTAGATGACGGCTATGAAACCCGTCTCTACTTCCCCGCCGATGCCGCACAAATGACAGCAGTGGTGAACAAAGTCTTCAGCGACCCCGGCTTACGCTTTGTCTTCTCCACCCGCTCAAAAGTCCCCAACATCCTCGACAGCGACGGCAACGACTTTTTCGGTGAGAACTACGAGTTCACCCCCGGTAAAGATGAAGTCATCCGCGAAGGAACCGCCGGTTACGTGGTCAGCTTCGGGGAAGGCCTCTATCGCGCCTTAGATGCCGTCGAACGCCTCAAGCAAGAGGGCATTGACGTGGGCTTAATCAACAAACCCACCCTCAATGTTGTGGACGAAGAGATGATGACCAAGTTAGGCAATTCTCCCATGGTCTTAGTGGTAGAAGCCTTCAACCGCCGCACCGGTTTAGGCAGCCGCTTCGGCAGTTGGTTATTAGAACGGGGCTTCTCGCCCAAATTCGCCTTCCTCGGAACCCATGAAGAAGGCTGTGGCGGTCTCTGGGAACAATTCCCCCACCAAGGCATTGACTCTGCCGGCATCGTCGCCAAAGTCAAAGAACTCGCCAGCTAA
- the ispF gene encoding 2-C-methyl-D-erythritol 2,4-cyclodiphosphate synthase: MKLRIGNGYDIHRLVEGRPLILGGVVLPHERGLDGHSDADVLTHAIMDAMLGALSLGDIGHYFPPTDEQWRGANSLTLLQQVNRLIHKKGWTISNLDSVIIAERPKLKPHLQAMQENLADTLDLDRTLIGIKATTNEKLGPIGREEGIAVHAVVLLSALDS; the protein is encoded by the coding sequence ATGAAGCTTCGCATCGGCAACGGCTATGACATTCACCGTCTGGTAGAAGGACGGCCTCTGATTCTCGGGGGGGTAGTTCTTCCCCATGAACGTGGACTCGACGGCCATAGTGATGCCGACGTGCTAACCCATGCCATTATGGATGCCATGCTCGGCGCACTCAGCCTGGGAGACATTGGCCATTACTTCCCCCCCACCGACGAACAATGGCGCGGGGCCAACAGTCTCACCCTCCTGCAACAAGTCAACCGCCTCATCCACAAGAAAGGCTGGACCATTAGCAATCTCGACAGCGTTATCATTGCTGAACGGCCCAAACTCAAACCCCATCTTCAGGCTATGCAGGAAAACCTAGCTGATACCCTAGACCTAGACCGAACACTCATCGGCATTAAAGCCACCACCAACGAAAAACTCGGTCCGATAGGACGAGAAGAAGGAATCGCGGTTCATGCGGTGGTGTTGCTGAGTGCCCTGGATTCCTAA
- the larB gene encoding nickel pincer cofactor biosynthesis protein LarB, with the protein MDSEALQTLLQAVARGDVAPELALDKIQEIGYEPVGEFAKIDQQRRERTGFPEVIWGQDKTPDQIVRIMMAMGDRPGVVMATRISPEAYRLIRDRLREVRYYPQARICAIAPDPLPIQYRGVIGIVSAGTADLPVAEEAAVTAELCGFEVFRLWDVGVAGIHRLLSNQHLLKRAHVLIVVAGMEGALPSVVAGLVDAPVVAVPTSIGYGASFGGLAPLLTMLNSCATGIGVVNIDNGFGGAMLAGQILRTGDTLNRLNH; encoded by the coding sequence ATGGACTCAGAAGCCTTGCAAACACTCCTACAGGCGGTGGCGAGGGGGGACGTCGCGCCGGAGTTGGCTCTTGACAAAATCCAAGAAATAGGCTATGAGCCAGTGGGAGAGTTTGCCAAGATTGATCAGCAACGGCGTGAGAGAACCGGCTTTCCCGAAGTGATTTGGGGACAGGATAAAACCCCAGACCAGATTGTGCGGATTATGATGGCCATGGGCGATCGCCCGGGGGTAGTGATGGCGACGCGCATCTCCCCGGAGGCCTATCGTCTGATTCGCGATCGCCTGCGAGAGGTGCGTTACTATCCCCAGGCCCGCATTTGTGCGATCGCCCCTGATCCCCTACCCATCCAATATCGAGGAGTCATCGGCATTGTCAGCGCCGGAACCGCCGATCTCCCAGTGGCCGAGGAAGCGGCCGTCACCGCCGAACTCTGCGGCTTTGAGGTGTTTCGCCTCTGGGATGTAGGGGTAGCGGGAATCCATCGTCTCCTGAGTAACCAGCATCTGCTGAAACGGGCCCATGTCTTAATCGTGGTAGCGGGAATGGAAGGGGCCTTACCCAGTGTGGTGGCAGGGTTAGTGGATGCGCCAGTTGTCGCGGTTCCCACTAGCATCGGCTATGGGGCCAGTTTTGGTGGGTTAGCCCCCCTTCTGACGATGTTAAACTCTTGCGCCACAGGAATCGGGGTGGTGAACATCGACAATGGCTTTGGTGGGGCCATGTTAGCGGGGCAAATTCTACGAACTGGGGACACCCTCAATCGCCTAAACCATTAA
- a CDS encoding carbon dioxide-concentrating mechanism protein CcmK codes for MTQQAVGSIETKGFPGVMAAADAMVKAGRVTLVGYIRVGSARFNINIRGDVSEVKTAMDAGIAAVERTYGATLESWVIIPRPHENIVAVLPIDYGPDVEEFRDAVNGGRLPRSLSSGS; via the coding sequence GTGACACAGCAGGCAGTAGGATCAATTGAAACGAAAGGATTTCCTGGCGTTATGGCGGCCGCCGACGCGATGGTGAAGGCCGGACGAGTGACGCTTGTGGGCTATATCCGGGTGGGAAGCGCCCGCTTTAACATTAATATCCGTGGGGATGTGTCCGAGGTGAAAACGGCTATGGATGCCGGAATTGCCGCCGTGGAACGGACGTATGGGGCAACGTTAGAGTCTTGGGTGATTATCCCTCGTCCCCATGAGAACATTGTTGCGGTTCTCCCGATTGATTATGGCCCGGATGTGGAAGAGTTCCGGGATGCGGTGAATGGGGGACGCTTACCCCGTTCCCTGTCGAGTGGTTCTTAA
- a CDS encoding M23 family metallopeptidase: MQLLPRPYTLTIRRSGQRPFVIVVGLPLRLAIATLGTLMAGGIGLAGLQVWQRDQANRAELDRRAEEILEQVEGLEAQVEELKERSGMSDDPPDYRELGQGGPVLRPLNAAELLSNAETHVSRLTEDLSDRVQPALENVLEQEKAIPQGLPLKVSTQITSKFGKRQNPFGFGKEFHNGLDFAGDPGDPVISTASGIVTHAGWGGGYGKYVEVDHGNGYITLYAHLSEISVEWGEEVERGDLVGLVGSTGRSTAPHLHYSIFEDNEAIDPQPFLVRRSGLTRAPLPNESEAPVTARVAN, encoded by the coding sequence ATGCAATTACTCCCTAGACCCTATACCCTCACCATCAGGCGATCCGGACAACGTCCTTTCGTGATTGTGGTGGGGCTGCCCCTGAGACTGGCGATCGCCACCTTAGGAACCCTAATGGCGGGAGGGATAGGACTCGCAGGACTGCAAGTTTGGCAACGCGATCAAGCCAACCGAGCCGAACTCGATCGCCGGGCCGAAGAAATTCTCGAACAGGTCGAAGGCCTCGAAGCCCAAGTCGAAGAACTCAAAGAACGCTCCGGGATGTCAGACGACCCCCCAGACTATCGAGAACTCGGACAAGGGGGTCCCGTCCTGCGTCCCCTGAACGCCGCAGAACTCCTGAGCAACGCTGAAACCCATGTCAGCCGCCTAACCGAAGACCTCAGCGATCGCGTGCAGCCGGCCTTGGAAAATGTCTTAGAACAGGAAAAAGCCATTCCCCAGGGCCTGCCCCTCAAAGTCTCCACTCAGATCACCTCTAAATTCGGCAAACGGCAAAACCCTTTCGGCTTCGGCAAAGAATTTCATAACGGCCTTGACTTTGCCGGCGATCCCGGCGATCCCGTCATCTCCACCGCCTCAGGCATCGTGACCCATGCCGGTTGGGGAGGAGGCTATGGTAAGTACGTAGAAGTCGATCATGGCAACGGCTATATCACTCTTTATGCTCACCTGTCCGAAATTTCCGTAGAATGGGGAGAAGAGGTCGAGCGTGGCGATCTCGTGGGCTTAGTCGGCAGTACTGGACGTTCCACTGCCCCCCATTTGCACTATTCTATTTTTGAGGACAACGAGGCGATCGATCCACAACCGTTTCTTGTCCGGCGTTCCGGTTTAACTCGGGCCCCGCTTCCCAACGAATCAGAAGCCCCCGTCACGGCACGGGTCGCCAATTAA
- a CDS encoding response regulator transcription factor, producing the protein MDTVTLELQSSVLVVEPDTTLAQRIALDLQEAGYEVAIAHEANHGLHQVEEMQPGLIAINRILPGNSGLWLCKHLRSIGNRAVVMMMLASDTLEDRVACLEAGADDYVIKPYRSYEFLKMVAFYLKPEHPDTNQLRFADLMLDLPTRQAFRGGRVGNGNGERAIDLTMKEFELLKYLMEHPREVLTREQILENVWGYEFMGESNVIEVYIRYLRLKIENEGDKRLIQTVRGVGYVLRDG; encoded by the coding sequence ATGGATACTGTCACCTTAGAGTTGCAATCCTCGGTTTTGGTGGTTGAACCCGATACAACCCTGGCCCAACGGATTGCTTTGGATTTACAGGAAGCTGGCTATGAAGTGGCGATCGCCCATGAAGCCAATCATGGCTTACATCAGGTTGAGGAAATGCAACCGGGGTTGATTGCCATTAACCGCATTCTCCCTGGAAATTCTGGCTTATGGCTGTGTAAGCATCTGCGCAGCATCGGCAATCGCGCCGTGGTGATGATGATGTTAGCCAGTGATACCCTCGAAGACCGTGTGGCCTGTCTCGAAGCAGGGGCCGATGACTATGTGATCAAGCCCTACCGTTCCTATGAATTTCTCAAGATGGTGGCGTTTTATCTCAAGCCAGAACATCCTGATACCAATCAGTTACGCTTCGCTGATCTGATGTTAGACTTACCCACTCGCCAAGCCTTTCGCGGTGGACGTGTGGGGAATGGTAACGGGGAACGGGCGATCGATTTAACGATGAAGGAGTTTGAACTCCTCAAGTATCTGATGGAACATCCCCGAGAAGTGCTAACCCGTGAACAAATCCTGGAAAATGTCTGGGGCTATGAGTTTATGGGGGAGTCTAATGTGATTGAAGTCTATATCCGCTATTTACGCCTGAAAATCGAAAATGAAGGGGATAAGCGATTGATTCAGACGGTGCGGGGTGTGGGGTATGTGTTGCGGGATGGTTAG
- a CDS encoding ABC transporter ATP-binding protein/permease: MDQPPLKTPQKSPKTRFFNVLANTPKLVKLVWQAEPGYLLLSVIITLIRGLIPVTELYITKLIVDEVVGNIGQLEAAGLTILGLVALRFAISFVSEVTNQVNSYSLQVLKDRFSIHANGVLIQQAIRLDLSHYELPEFHDTLSRAQQSGSDYPVRILGTLTGLLGQLVSFFSSIALLLRFSPWVMLLLLATSVPALWASVKYSGRRFWLSRSQTQAGRRADYLQRVLTQNAFAKEVRLFRLGDYLLQQWAEIRRRFNNESAFLARRFATVRGLAGTVANLGYYSAYGWTIVRAVQGAISIGDFTMYSGAFAQAQSVLQQILQSIAQTYEYNLYVSQYFEFLDLAPKVVEPAEPKPFPNPIHQGLELRNVSFTYPGASEPTLENLNLRVQPGESIALVGVNGAGKTTLLKLVTRLYDPTEGEITVDGVSLSEIALEELRRNIGVIFQDFARYSLTAQDNIGFGDLSRRDDLDQIETAAAAGGATEVIEGLDKGYETILGKIFAGGTDLSGGQWQKIGMARAFMSSAPILILDEPTAALDAIAESELFERFRRLTEGRMTFFVSHRFSTVRMADRIVVLENHRIIEVGSHAELLQNRGLYAKMFHLQASSYLDE, translated from the coding sequence CTGGATCAGCCTCCCCTGAAAACACCGCAGAAATCCCCCAAAACGCGGTTTTTTAATGTTCTCGCCAATACCCCAAAACTGGTCAAATTGGTCTGGCAAGCTGAACCCGGCTACCTCCTTCTCTCGGTAATTATCACCCTAATTCGGGGTTTGATTCCCGTCACAGAACTCTATATCACCAAACTAATTGTAGATGAAGTTGTCGGTAATATCGGGCAACTCGAAGCCGCTGGCTTGACCATTTTAGGCTTAGTCGCTTTACGATTTGCCATTAGTTTTGTATCAGAAGTTACCAACCAAGTTAATAGTTATAGCCTACAAGTTCTCAAAGATCGCTTTTCCATTCACGCCAATGGAGTCTTAATTCAGCAAGCGATTCGTCTGGATTTATCTCATTATGAATTACCCGAGTTTCATGATACCCTCAGCCGCGCCCAACAAAGCGGCAGTGACTATCCCGTTCGCATTTTAGGAACCTTAACGGGGTTACTGGGGCAATTGGTGAGTTTCTTCAGTTCCATCGCCCTGTTGTTGCGGTTTAGTCCTTGGGTGATGCTGTTATTACTCGCCACGTCCGTTCCTGCACTGTGGGCCAGTGTCAAGTATTCGGGGCGGCGATTTTGGTTGTCGCGATCGCAAACCCAGGCCGGACGACGGGCCGATTATCTGCAACGCGTCTTAACCCAAAATGCCTTCGCCAAAGAAGTTCGTCTGTTTCGTTTAGGGGACTATCTCCTCCAACAATGGGCCGAGATTCGTCGCCGTTTCAACAACGAATCAGCCTTTTTAGCCCGTCGTTTTGCCACAGTGCGAGGTTTAGCGGGAACTGTAGCAAATTTAGGTTACTATAGCGCCTATGGTTGGACGATTGTGCGGGCGGTTCAAGGGGCGATTAGTATTGGGGACTTTACGATGTATTCCGGGGCCTTTGCCCAAGCCCAAAGCGTGTTACAGCAGATTTTACAAAGTATCGCCCAAACCTATGAGTACAATCTCTATGTCTCTCAATATTTTGAGTTTTTAGACTTAGCCCCGAAAGTGGTAGAACCGGCAGAACCGAAACCCTTTCCCAATCCAATTCATCAGGGTTTAGAATTACGAAACGTCAGTTTTACCTACCCAGGGGCCAGTGAACCCACCCTGGAAAACCTCAATTTAAGGGTACAACCGGGGGAAAGTATCGCCCTGGTGGGGGTAAATGGGGCGGGAAAAACCACCTTATTAAAGTTAGTGACGCGACTGTATGATCCCACTGAGGGGGAAATTACCGTCGATGGGGTTTCTCTCTCGGAAATTGCCTTAGAAGAGTTGCGCCGGAACATTGGCGTGATTTTCCAGGATTTTGCCCGCTATAGTCTCACGGCCCAGGATAATATCGGCTTTGGGGATTTGTCGCGGCGGGATGATTTGGACCAAATTGAGACGGCGGCGGCCGCTGGGGGGGCGACGGAGGTGATTGAGGGGTTAGATAAAGGCTATGAGACGATTTTGGGTAAAATTTTTGCCGGGGGAACAGATTTATCGGGGGGACAATGGCAGAAAATTGGCATGGCCCGGGCCTTTATGAGTTCGGCGCCGATTTTGATTTTAGATGAACCGACGGCGGCGTTGGATGCGATCGCCGAGTCGGAGTTATTTGAACGGTTCCGTCGTCTCACAGAGGGACGCATGACCTTTTTTGTCAGTCACCGCTTTTCCACGGTTCGTATGGCCGATCGCATTGTGGTGTTAGAAAATCACCGTATTATTGAGGTGGGGTCTCATGCGGAACTGTTACAGAATCGCGGACTCTATGCCAAGATGTTTCACCTGCAAGCATCGAGTTATCTTGATGAATAA